In Scylla paramamosain isolate STU-SP2022 chromosome 30, ASM3559412v1, whole genome shotgun sequence, the following are encoded in one genomic region:
- the LOC135115850 gene encoding 26S proteasome regulatory subunit 6B, whose translation MEEIGITVPSDKVEEIAEVKGPVVGGLTMVNDESARDDYNMYKRLLQNLEYLRVQEDYIKDELHNLKKEYRHAQEEVKRIQSVPLVIGQFLEAVDQNTGIVGSTTGSNYYVRILSTIDRELLKPSASVALHKHSNALVDVLPPEADSSISMLQADEKPDVAYSDIGGLDMQKQEIKEAVELPLTHFDLYKQIGIDPPRGVLMFGPPGCGKTMLAKAVAHHTTASFIRVVGSEFVQKYLGEGPRMVRDVFRLARENAPAIIFIDEIDAIATKRFDAQTGADREVQRILLELLNQMDGFDQTTNVKVIMATNRADTLDPALLRPGRLDRKIEFPLPDRRQKRLIFSTITGRMNLSEDVDLEDYVARPDRISGADINAICQEAGMHAVRENRYIVLAKDFEKAYKNNVKKDESDHEFYK comes from the exons ATGGAGGAGATTGGAATCACCGTGCCCTCGGACAAA GTGGAGGAGATAGCTGAGGTGAAGGGCCCAGTGGTGGGTGGCCTGACGATGGTGAACGATGAGTCTGCCCGGGATGATTACAACATGTACAAGCGGCTGCTACAGAATCTGGAGTACCTTAGGGTGCAGGAGGACTACATcaaggatgagctgcacaacCTGAAGAAGGAGTACAGGCATGCacaggaagag GTTAAAAGGATCCAGAGTGTGCCCTTGGTGATTGGCCAGTTTTTGGAGGCAGTGGACCAGAACACAGGTATTGTTGGTTCCACTACTGGTTCCAACTATTATGTGAGGATCCTCTCCACCATCGACCGGGAGCTGCTCAAGCCGTCAGCCTCTGTGGCACTGCACAAACACAGCAATGCCCTGGTAGACGTGCTTCCCCCTGAGGCTGACTCCTCCATCTCCATGCTGCAG gctgaTGAGAAACCAGATGTAGCTTATTCAGACATTGGTGGCCTTGATATGCAGAAGCAGGAGATCAAGGAGGCTGTGGAGCTGCCCCTCACTCACTTTGACCTGTACAAGCAGATTGGTATTGACCCCCCAAGAGGTGTACTGATGTTCGGGCCCCCTGGTTGTGGCAAGACCATGCTGGCCAAGGCCGTGgcccaccacaccactgcctcCTTCATTAGGGTTGTGGGTTCTGAGTTTGTACAAAAATACTTAGGAGAAGGGCCACGCATGGTGAGGGACGTGTTCAGGCTGGCCAGGGAGAATGCACCAGCCATTATCTTCATTGATGAGATTGATGCCATTGCCACCAAGCGTTTTGATGCCCAGACTGGTGCTGACAGGGAGGTGCAGCGCATCTTGCTGGAGCTCCTCAACCAGATGGACGGCTTTGATCAGACCACCAACGTCAAG GTCATCATGGCCACCAACAGGGCAGACACACTTGACCCAGCACTCCTGCGGCCTGGACGACTTGACCGTAAGATTGAGTTCCCGTTGCCAGACCGAAGACAGAAGCGTCTCATTTTCTCAACCATCACAGGAAGAATGAACCTCAGTGAAGATGTTGATTTAGAGGATTATGTTGCACGCCCTGACAGAATATCTGGTGCTGACATCAATGCCATCTGTCAGGAGGCAGGGATGCATGCTGTGCGGGAGAACAGGTACATCGTGCTGGCCAAGGACTTTGAGAAGGCCTACAAGAATAATGTGAAGAAGGACGAGTCAGATCACGAGTTCTACAAGTAG
- the LOC135115851 gene encoding glutathione S-transferase 3, mitochondrial-like isoform X2 — protein sequence MVVVEVQPEYGYCVLVAVGSSFMLVWKAMKVGHLRKKLNINYPTMYSTDNNLFNCYQRAHQNTLENYPTFLMLLLLGGLQHPVLSAAGGVVWCLGRIAYATGYYTGDPRKRTRGMFGYLGLIAMLYSTGRLGTRLLGWY from the exons atggtggtggttgaagtgCAGCCTGAGTACGGCTATTGTGTGTTGGTGGCTGTGGGATCCTCCTTCATGTTGGTCTGGAAAGCCATGAAG GTTGGCCACCTGCGAAAAAAACTCAACATCAACTACCCAACAATGTACAGTACTGATAATAATCTCTTCAACTGCTACCAGAGGGCACACCAAAACAC CCTTGAGAACTACCCCACCTTCCTGATGCTGTTGCTTCTGGGGGGACTGCAGCATCCAGTGTTGAGTGCTGCTGGCGGTGTTGTGTGGTGTCTCGGCCGCATCGCATATGCTACTGGATACTACACCGGAG ATCCTCGCAAGCGCACAAGAGGAATGTTTGGTTACCTGGGTCTGATAGCAATGCTGTACAGCACTGGACGCCTTGGCACTCGCCTCCTTGGCTGGTATTAG